One segment of Oscillospiraceae bacterium MB08-C2-2 DNA contains the following:
- the tnpA gene encoding IS200/IS605 family transposase, which yields MKDINSLEHTKWRCQYHVVFAPKYRRQVIYREIKADIGFILRKLCDQKGVEIIEANACPDHIHMLISIPPKFSVSQIMGYLKGKSSLMIFDRHANLKYKYGNRHFWARGYYVDTVGRNKKQIQEYIKKQLEEDELSDQMSLKEYTDPFTGSKNTKA from the coding sequence ATGAAAGACATAAACAGTTTAGAACATACCAAGTGGAGATGTCAATACCACGTAGTATTTGCACCAAAATACAGGAGACAAGTAATATATCGGGAAATTAAAGCAGACATAGGGTTTATCCTAAGGAAATTGTGTGATCAAAAAGGGGTAGAAATTATAGAAGCGAACGCATGCCCAGATCACATCCATATGCTAATCAGTATACCACCAAAGTTTAGTGTATCGCAGATAATGGGGTATCTAAAAGGGAAGAGCAGCTTAATGATATTCGACCGTCATGCAAATTTGAAGTACAAATATGGAAATAGGCATTTCTGGGCAAGAGGGTATTATGTGGATACAGTAGGGCGGAATAAAAAGCAGATACAGGAGTATATCAAAAAGCAATTGGAGGAAGATGAGCTATCCGATCAGATGAGTCTCAAGGAGTACACTGACCCGTTTACGGGTAGCAAGAACACCAAGGCATAA
- a CDS encoding helix-turn-helix domain-containing protein yields the protein MYQIFVVEDELLIRQNIRDMVENMEGPYSFCGEASDGEMALSMMTDLMPDILLTDIKMPFLDGFELIRHAKTMMPWLKTAIISGYDEFESAQKAISLGVDLYLLKPVRPTELAEAIHKMALQLEQSRSRGALPTGYSKDEVKFALYQHFMQQMLFGGADTGPILERAASLGLEIVHPFYQVILFHFESADSLSIHWQQKIAKILLNRHPALYYFDGTDQLALLAYAKNVDSLNEAAYLLVKIIYHELKDDDILITTLVGNIVQRVSLVKDAYNASNTMLKKLQAVSVGQVIDINDMAQITTDIVGFSSSFGERFGQRLLYASPEDIPNLMSEFWDGTDSDQYNSMLYRYYTLVDILKTAVQIVSAAKPDVDKKDIAAQLSSAYDIFAASSRRDFCEKQAQELLMEAIRMKQENRKLVKHSHVISQAAAYISKQYCDPNISLISVARHVGMSSAHFSTIFSQTFGNTFISHLTTLRIKRAKELLSQTDMKLAAIAMEIGYNEPNYFSHVFKKNEGITPKEYRNNFQDQYSFEGTARPMTR from the coding sequence TGCCGGATATTTTGCTCACCGATATTAAGATGCCATTTTTGGATGGGTTTGAATTGATTCGCCATGCAAAAACGATGATGCCGTGGCTTAAAACCGCCATTATTAGTGGGTATGATGAATTTGAATCGGCTCAGAAAGCAATTTCTCTTGGCGTTGACCTATATCTTCTCAAGCCGGTTCGGCCTACCGAGCTTGCCGAAGCAATTCATAAAATGGCGTTGCAGTTGGAGCAAAGCCGAAGCAGAGGAGCGTTACCAACCGGATATAGCAAGGACGAGGTGAAGTTTGCGCTGTATCAGCATTTTATGCAGCAGATGCTTTTCGGCGGTGCTGATACCGGCCCCATACTGGAACGAGCAGCATCTCTGGGACTTGAAATAGTGCATCCTTTTTATCAAGTGATTCTGTTCCATTTTGAAAGTGCAGATTCGCTCAGCATCCACTGGCAACAGAAAATAGCCAAGATCTTGCTGAATCGACACCCGGCTCTCTATTATTTTGATGGAACAGATCAGCTGGCCTTGCTTGCCTATGCAAAGAATGTAGATTCATTAAACGAGGCTGCCTATCTTCTTGTTAAAATCATTTACCACGAACTGAAGGACGATGACATACTGATCACCACGCTGGTGGGCAATATTGTTCAGCGAGTCAGCTTGGTAAAGGATGCTTATAATGCTTCCAACACCATGCTCAAGAAACTCCAAGCGGTTTCAGTGGGGCAGGTTATTGATATAAATGATATGGCCCAAATTACAACCGATATTGTAGGCTTTAGCAGTTCATTTGGCGAAAGGTTTGGGCAAAGGCTTCTCTACGCTTCACCTGAAGACATCCCCAATCTAATGAGTGAATTTTGGGATGGAACAGACAGCGACCAGTATAACAGCATGCTGTATCGTTATTACACGTTGGTGGATATTCTAAAAACTGCTGTTCAAATCGTGTCGGCAGCAAAACCGGATGTGGATAAAAAAGATATTGCCGCACAATTGAGCAGTGCTTATGATATCTTTGCAGCCTCCAGCCGGCGGGATTTCTGCGAAAAGCAAGCACAGGAGCTGCTTATGGAAGCGATTCGAATGAAGCAGGAGAATCGAAAGCTGGTCAAACACAGTCATGTCATCAGCCAGGCTGCGGCGTATATCTCAAAGCAGTATTGCGACCCCAATATCTCGCTGATCAGCGTTGCACGTCATGTGGGTATGAGCTCCGCTCATTTCAGTACCATATTTTCTCAGACATTTGGGAATACTTTTATCAGTCACCTCACCACCCTGCGCATTAAGAGAGCAAAGGAACTGCTTTCACAAACCGACATGAAGTTAGCGGCTATCGCAATGGAAATAGGATACAATGAGCCGAACTACTTCAGCCATGTATTTAAAAAGAACGAAGGCATTACGCCAAAAGAATACCGGAACAATTTTCAGGATCAATATTCTTTCGAGGGCACCGCCAGACCCATGACAAGATGA